From a region of the Odontesthes bonariensis isolate fOdoBon6 chromosome 2, fOdoBon6.hap1, whole genome shotgun sequence genome:
- the zfand4 gene encoding AN1-type zinc finger protein 4 isoform X1: protein MTDRKEPPFFNDDSVGAFQYKLPFYDTMELFIETLTGTCFELRVLPFEAVISVKAKIQRLEGIPVAQQHLIWNNVELDDEHCLHDYGIAEGCTLKLVLAMRGGPINTRRVTIEDPIKEVADLMEGTKEEGWEKNLANKQVTFVVYREGDQLNFFRVVDRGDGTLTPLSESLSGGSVYNVYAEEEDGDGSTAAQQSLENSITMTKMKLLKAKMEDMNLNKKKSAKIKPRAPVSPHPGGSSSGPANTRHHHRLFRSLPQINQPRQKMAPLPPILDHESVDPSLLPAAASSAHLTIPRRSPPSFLSPSCYMLQEEEPWETCPPFAKIRPPPKVSRMDIGSSRLMRDCVYPQHTPLCARGPPEAPFDPTEPSGEAVRLDLLEKPVGLVAPAQPGASYGELSDPLGLDMSIQPEGDCQPFNVGAQHQLPHSSSLLSPWKLGATEALTTRADGAKLGASLHISPSSPLTASTSPSSSTRLLSQPFDSTLYLQPNLQAQSLVKPGNASPHPPTTLSTHPPRLRGVKVESPGKRPELISKREARGITNMANQACKEPLGSLNNSELLASLSTRSPDNSSRDSIRESLGIALTLPPVTSGQGSLGSRLPAIPTNRFLQDDLIRQMSPLTRAAASYRTSNSLASAAGAVTSFGTLGTPAYHLPPVKAPAGTKKKSSKHCFVCGKKTGLATSYECRCGHNFCATHRYAEAHDCTFDYKSAGRRFLQETNPLISAPKLPKI, encoded by the exons ATGACCGACAGGAAGGAGCCGCCCTTCTTTAATGACGACAGTGTGGGAGCTTTCCAGTATAAGCTCCCCTTCTATGACACTATGGAGCTGTTCATAGAGACCCTTACAGGGACCTGTTTTGAATTGCGTGTGTTGCCCTTTGAGGCTGTCATTTCAGTCAAAGCGAAGATCCAGAGACTGGAAG GTATCCCTGTTGCCCAGCAGCATCTTATCTGGAACAATGTAGAGCTGGATGATGAACATTGTCTACATGATTATGG CATTGCAGAGGGCTGCACATTGAAACTGGTCTTAGCTATGAGGGGAGGCCCAATTAACACCAGGAGAG TTACCATAGAGGATCCTATCAAAGAAGTGGCTGACCTGATGGAGGGCACAAAGGAGGAGGGCTGGGAGAAAAACCTGGCAAACAAACAGGTGACGTTTGTGGTCTATCGTGAGGGTGACCAGCTCAACTTCTTTCGAGTGGTCGACAGGGGCGACGGCACTCTGACCCCTCTGTCTGAATCTCTGAG TGGTGGCTCGGTGTACAATGTGTatgcagaggaggaggatggagaCGGTTCTACGGCTGCACAGCAGAGCCTTGAAAACTCTATCACTATGACCAAAATGAAGCTGCTCAAAGCCAAGATGGAGGACATGAACCTCAACAAGAAG AAGTCGGCGAAGATAAAACCACGGGCTCCTGTTAGCCCACATCCCGGCGGCAGCTCCTCTGGACCTGCCAACACACGACATCATCATCGGCTCTTTCGCTCGCTCCCACAGATCAACCAGCCTCGACAGAAAATGGCTCCACTACCTCCGATTCTAGACCATGAATCTGTAGACCCATCTCTGCTCCCTGCTGCTGCGAGCTCTGCCCATTTGACAATCCCGAGACGGTCTCCTCCCTCTTTTTTGTCACCCTCTTGTTATATGCTTCAGGAGGAGGAACCATGGGAGACATGCCCACCTTTTGCAAAGATCCGTCCCCCTCCCAAAGTATCCCGAATGGACATTGGCAGCAGCAGGTTGATGAGAGACTGTGTTTACCCTCAGCACACCCCACTGTGCGCCAGAGGGCCACCTGAGGCCCCCTTTGACCCAACTGAGCCTTCAGGGGAGGCAGTCAGGCTGGATTTATTAGAGAAACCGGTTGGACTCGTGGCACCAGCACAACCTGGGGCTTCATATGGGGAACTCTCAGACCCTCTAGGACTGGATATGTCCATCCAGCCAGAGGGAGATTGTCAACCCTTTAATGTCGGGGCCCAGCACCAGCTGCCACACTCCTCCTCCCTGCTCAGTCCTTGGAAACTTGGAGCAACTGAGGCACTCACCACTAGAGCTGATGGAGCAAAACTTGGTGCATCGTTGCATATTAGCCCATCCTCTCCTTTGACTGCCTCCACCTCACCATCCAGCTCAACCAGACTGCTGTCTCAGCCTTTTGATTCCACACTTTATTTACAGCCTAACCTACAAGCGCAATCCTTGGTGAAACCGGGCAACGCCTCCCCTCATCCCCCGACCACCTTGTCAACTCACCCACCACGCCTCCGGGGTGTTAAAGTTGAGTCACCTGGCAAAAGACCGGAGCTTATCTCCAAAAGAGAAGCAAGAGGCATCACCAATATGGCAAACCAAGCCTGTAAGGAGCCACTGGGGTCTCTGAACAACTCTGAGCTGTTGGCTTCTCTCTCCACAAGGTCTCCAGACAACAGCAGCAGGGACAGCATTAGAGAGAGTCTGGGGATTGCGCTGACTTTGCCTCCTGTCACATCAGGACAGGGCAGCCTTGGTTCCAGGCTGCCAGCCATCCCAACCAACCGGTTTCTTCAGGATGATCTCATTAGACAAATGTCGCCATTGACCAGAGCAGCAGCCTCTTACAGA acCAGCAACTCTTTGGCTTCAGCTGCCGGAGCCGTGACATCATTCGGGACTCTAG GCACTCCAGCATACCACCTACCTCCAGTCAAGGCTCCCGCAGGCACTAAGAAGAAGAGCTCAAAGCACTGCTTCGTCTGTGGCAAGAAGACTGGGCTGGCCACCAGCTATGAGTGCAG GTGTGGCCACAACTTCTGTGCCACCCACCGCTACGCAGAGGCGCACGACTGCACCTTTGACTACAAAAGTGCCGGACGGCGGTTTCTGCAAGAGACCAACCCTCTTATCAGTGCTCCCAAGCTGCCTAAGATCTAG
- the zfand4 gene encoding AN1-type zinc finger protein 4 isoform X3: MRGGPINTRRVTIEDPIKEVADLMEGTKEEGWEKNLANKQVTFVVYREGDQLNFFRVVDRGDGTLTPLSESLSGGSVYNVYAEEEDGDGSTAAQQSLENSITMTKMKLLKAKMEDMNLNKKKSAKIKPRAPVSPHPGGSSSGPANTRHHHRLFRSLPQINQPRQKMAPLPPILDHESVDPSLLPAAASSAHLTIPRRSPPSFLSPSCYMLQEEEPWETCPPFAKIRPPPKVSRMDIGSSRLMRDCVYPQHTPLCARGPPEAPFDPTEPSGEAVRLDLLEKPVGLVAPAQPGASYGELSDPLGLDMSIQPEGDCQPFNVGAQHQLPHSSSLLSPWKLGATEALTTRADGAKLGASLHISPSSPLTASTSPSSSTRLLSQPFDSTLYLQPNLQAQSLVKPGNASPHPPTTLSTHPPRLRGVKVESPGKRPELISKREARGITNMANQACKEPLGSLNNSELLASLSTRSPDNSSRDSIRESLGIALTLPPVTSGQGSLGSRLPAIPTNRFLQDDLIRQMSPLTRAAASYRTSNSLASAAGAVTSFGTLGTPAYHLPPVKAPAGTKKKSSKHCFVCGKKTGLATSYECRCGHNFCATHRYAEAHDCTFDYKSAGRRFLQETNPLISAPKLPKI, translated from the exons ATGAGGGGAGGCCCAATTAACACCAGGAGAG TTACCATAGAGGATCCTATCAAAGAAGTGGCTGACCTGATGGAGGGCACAAAGGAGGAGGGCTGGGAGAAAAACCTGGCAAACAAACAGGTGACGTTTGTGGTCTATCGTGAGGGTGACCAGCTCAACTTCTTTCGAGTGGTCGACAGGGGCGACGGCACTCTGACCCCTCTGTCTGAATCTCTGAG TGGTGGCTCGGTGTACAATGTGTatgcagaggaggaggatggagaCGGTTCTACGGCTGCACAGCAGAGCCTTGAAAACTCTATCACTATGACCAAAATGAAGCTGCTCAAAGCCAAGATGGAGGACATGAACCTCAACAAGAAG AAGTCGGCGAAGATAAAACCACGGGCTCCTGTTAGCCCACATCCCGGCGGCAGCTCCTCTGGACCTGCCAACACACGACATCATCATCGGCTCTTTCGCTCGCTCCCACAGATCAACCAGCCTCGACAGAAAATGGCTCCACTACCTCCGATTCTAGACCATGAATCTGTAGACCCATCTCTGCTCCCTGCTGCTGCGAGCTCTGCCCATTTGACAATCCCGAGACGGTCTCCTCCCTCTTTTTTGTCACCCTCTTGTTATATGCTTCAGGAGGAGGAACCATGGGAGACATGCCCACCTTTTGCAAAGATCCGTCCCCCTCCCAAAGTATCCCGAATGGACATTGGCAGCAGCAGGTTGATGAGAGACTGTGTTTACCCTCAGCACACCCCACTGTGCGCCAGAGGGCCACCTGAGGCCCCCTTTGACCCAACTGAGCCTTCAGGGGAGGCAGTCAGGCTGGATTTATTAGAGAAACCGGTTGGACTCGTGGCACCAGCACAACCTGGGGCTTCATATGGGGAACTCTCAGACCCTCTAGGACTGGATATGTCCATCCAGCCAGAGGGAGATTGTCAACCCTTTAATGTCGGGGCCCAGCACCAGCTGCCACACTCCTCCTCCCTGCTCAGTCCTTGGAAACTTGGAGCAACTGAGGCACTCACCACTAGAGCTGATGGAGCAAAACTTGGTGCATCGTTGCATATTAGCCCATCCTCTCCTTTGACTGCCTCCACCTCACCATCCAGCTCAACCAGACTGCTGTCTCAGCCTTTTGATTCCACACTTTATTTACAGCCTAACCTACAAGCGCAATCCTTGGTGAAACCGGGCAACGCCTCCCCTCATCCCCCGACCACCTTGTCAACTCACCCACCACGCCTCCGGGGTGTTAAAGTTGAGTCACCTGGCAAAAGACCGGAGCTTATCTCCAAAAGAGAAGCAAGAGGCATCACCAATATGGCAAACCAAGCCTGTAAGGAGCCACTGGGGTCTCTGAACAACTCTGAGCTGTTGGCTTCTCTCTCCACAAGGTCTCCAGACAACAGCAGCAGGGACAGCATTAGAGAGAGTCTGGGGATTGCGCTGACTTTGCCTCCTGTCACATCAGGACAGGGCAGCCTTGGTTCCAGGCTGCCAGCCATCCCAACCAACCGGTTTCTTCAGGATGATCTCATTAGACAAATGTCGCCATTGACCAGAGCAGCAGCCTCTTACAGA acCAGCAACTCTTTGGCTTCAGCTGCCGGAGCCGTGACATCATTCGGGACTCTAG GCACTCCAGCATACCACCTACCTCCAGTCAAGGCTCCCGCAGGCACTAAGAAGAAGAGCTCAAAGCACTGCTTCGTCTGTGGCAAGAAGACTGGGCTGGCCACCAGCTATGAGTGCAG GTGTGGCCACAACTTCTGTGCCACCCACCGCTACGCAGAGGCGCACGACTGCACCTTTGACTACAAAAGTGCCGGACGGCGGTTTCTGCAAGAGACCAACCCTCTTATCAGTGCTCCCAAGCTGCCTAAGATCTAG
- the zfand4 gene encoding AN1-type zinc finger protein 4 isoform X2: MTDRKEPPFFNDDSVGAFQYKLPFYDTMELFIETLTGTCFELRVLPFEAVISVKAKIQRLEGIPVAQQHLIWNNVELDDEHCLHDYGIAEGCTLKLVLAMRGGPINTRRVTIEDPIKEVADLMEGTKEEGWEKNLANKQVTFVVYREGDQLNFFRVVDRGDGTLTPLSESLSGGSVYNVYAEEEDGDGSTAAQQSLENSITMTKMKLLKAKMEDMNLNKKSAKIKPRAPVSPHPGGSSSGPANTRHHHRLFRSLPQINQPRQKMAPLPPILDHESVDPSLLPAAASSAHLTIPRRSPPSFLSPSCYMLQEEEPWETCPPFAKIRPPPKVSRMDIGSSRLMRDCVYPQHTPLCARGPPEAPFDPTEPSGEAVRLDLLEKPVGLVAPAQPGASYGELSDPLGLDMSIQPEGDCQPFNVGAQHQLPHSSSLLSPWKLGATEALTTRADGAKLGASLHISPSSPLTASTSPSSSTRLLSQPFDSTLYLQPNLQAQSLVKPGNASPHPPTTLSTHPPRLRGVKVESPGKRPELISKREARGITNMANQACKEPLGSLNNSELLASLSTRSPDNSSRDSIRESLGIALTLPPVTSGQGSLGSRLPAIPTNRFLQDDLIRQMSPLTRAAASYRTSNSLASAAGAVTSFGTLGTPAYHLPPVKAPAGTKKKSSKHCFVCGKKTGLATSYECRCGHNFCATHRYAEAHDCTFDYKSAGRRFLQETNPLISAPKLPKI, from the exons ATGACCGACAGGAAGGAGCCGCCCTTCTTTAATGACGACAGTGTGGGAGCTTTCCAGTATAAGCTCCCCTTCTATGACACTATGGAGCTGTTCATAGAGACCCTTACAGGGACCTGTTTTGAATTGCGTGTGTTGCCCTTTGAGGCTGTCATTTCAGTCAAAGCGAAGATCCAGAGACTGGAAG GTATCCCTGTTGCCCAGCAGCATCTTATCTGGAACAATGTAGAGCTGGATGATGAACATTGTCTACATGATTATGG CATTGCAGAGGGCTGCACATTGAAACTGGTCTTAGCTATGAGGGGAGGCCCAATTAACACCAGGAGAG TTACCATAGAGGATCCTATCAAAGAAGTGGCTGACCTGATGGAGGGCACAAAGGAGGAGGGCTGGGAGAAAAACCTGGCAAACAAACAGGTGACGTTTGTGGTCTATCGTGAGGGTGACCAGCTCAACTTCTTTCGAGTGGTCGACAGGGGCGACGGCACTCTGACCCCTCTGTCTGAATCTCTGAG TGGTGGCTCGGTGTACAATGTGTatgcagaggaggaggatggagaCGGTTCTACGGCTGCACAGCAGAGCCTTGAAAACTCTATCACTATGACCAAAATGAAGCTGCTCAAAGCCAAGATGGAGGACATGAACCTCAACAAGAAG TCGGCGAAGATAAAACCACGGGCTCCTGTTAGCCCACATCCCGGCGGCAGCTCCTCTGGACCTGCCAACACACGACATCATCATCGGCTCTTTCGCTCGCTCCCACAGATCAACCAGCCTCGACAGAAAATGGCTCCACTACCTCCGATTCTAGACCATGAATCTGTAGACCCATCTCTGCTCCCTGCTGCTGCGAGCTCTGCCCATTTGACAATCCCGAGACGGTCTCCTCCCTCTTTTTTGTCACCCTCTTGTTATATGCTTCAGGAGGAGGAACCATGGGAGACATGCCCACCTTTTGCAAAGATCCGTCCCCCTCCCAAAGTATCCCGAATGGACATTGGCAGCAGCAGGTTGATGAGAGACTGTGTTTACCCTCAGCACACCCCACTGTGCGCCAGAGGGCCACCTGAGGCCCCCTTTGACCCAACTGAGCCTTCAGGGGAGGCAGTCAGGCTGGATTTATTAGAGAAACCGGTTGGACTCGTGGCACCAGCACAACCTGGGGCTTCATATGGGGAACTCTCAGACCCTCTAGGACTGGATATGTCCATCCAGCCAGAGGGAGATTGTCAACCCTTTAATGTCGGGGCCCAGCACCAGCTGCCACACTCCTCCTCCCTGCTCAGTCCTTGGAAACTTGGAGCAACTGAGGCACTCACCACTAGAGCTGATGGAGCAAAACTTGGTGCATCGTTGCATATTAGCCCATCCTCTCCTTTGACTGCCTCCACCTCACCATCCAGCTCAACCAGACTGCTGTCTCAGCCTTTTGATTCCACACTTTATTTACAGCCTAACCTACAAGCGCAATCCTTGGTGAAACCGGGCAACGCCTCCCCTCATCCCCCGACCACCTTGTCAACTCACCCACCACGCCTCCGGGGTGTTAAAGTTGAGTCACCTGGCAAAAGACCGGAGCTTATCTCCAAAAGAGAAGCAAGAGGCATCACCAATATGGCAAACCAAGCCTGTAAGGAGCCACTGGGGTCTCTGAACAACTCTGAGCTGTTGGCTTCTCTCTCCACAAGGTCTCCAGACAACAGCAGCAGGGACAGCATTAGAGAGAGTCTGGGGATTGCGCTGACTTTGCCTCCTGTCACATCAGGACAGGGCAGCCTTGGTTCCAGGCTGCCAGCCATCCCAACCAACCGGTTTCTTCAGGATGATCTCATTAGACAAATGTCGCCATTGACCAGAGCAGCAGCCTCTTACAGA acCAGCAACTCTTTGGCTTCAGCTGCCGGAGCCGTGACATCATTCGGGACTCTAG GCACTCCAGCATACCACCTACCTCCAGTCAAGGCTCCCGCAGGCACTAAGAAGAAGAGCTCAAAGCACTGCTTCGTCTGTGGCAAGAAGACTGGGCTGGCCACCAGCTATGAGTGCAG GTGTGGCCACAACTTCTGTGCCACCCACCGCTACGCAGAGGCGCACGACTGCACCTTTGACTACAAAAGTGCCGGACGGCGGTTTCTGCAAGAGACCAACCCTCTTATCAGTGCTCCCAAGCTGCCTAAGATCTAG